The genomic interval TTCAGGGAGCGTATCAGGAGGCCCCCCGGGTTGACGCGGTGGACCGTCTGGCCCGGTTCGCCTGGCCGCTGCGGGATCCCGGCGATGAAGGACTGGGGTATCAGCGACTTCCGGGTAGCGAGCTGCAGCTGGCCTCGGCGGCCCAACGCCTCGAGATGCGGGAAGGCTTCAGGGTGCATTGGCATGCCGCCTGGGAACAGCCGGGCCGGGAGCGGGAATTGAGCCAGGCGGTGGCTGTGCCGGCCAACCCCGATGAGGTTTCGCCCGAGGGCATGATCCGCGTGTATCTCAGCCGTTTTCTGCACGCGGAAATCGATCTGCGGATGGACCCGGATGATGACACCCTGGAGCGCTTTGATCTCGTGGATGACGCTCGAGACTCAGCGCGGTGGATGCTCAGGGAAAGCCGTCGGATGCGGAGTGCGGAGACCCATTACATCGATCATCCGGCACTGGGCGTGATCATTCGGGTGGAGCCGGTGACGCCTGCGCCGTGATGGCCTGCAGGAGTCTGCCGACCCGGGCCATGCCGGTCTCCAGATTGCGGCGTATCTGCACCATGGACAGCGCCTCTCCGTCATCCAGACCGGCGGCTCGATTAGCCACCACCGCACAGGCGGCGTAAGGCAGCTCAAGTTCCCGCGCCAGCGCCGCCTCGGGCATGCCGGTCATGCCCACCATCTGACACCCATCCCCAGCCAGACGCCGGATCTCTGCCGCGGTTTCAAGCCGGGGTCCCTGGGTGGCGGCGTAGCAGCCATTTCTGCGGGCATCCACCCCGGCCTGTTCGGCGGCCTGGCAGAGCTGTTGGCGCACCTCGGCGCTGTAGGGCTCGGTAAAGTCGATGTGGTTCACGGGTTGGCCGGCATCGTCGCAGAAGCTGCTGATCCGCCCCCAGGTGTAATCAATCAGCTGATCGGGAAAGGCGAGCCGGCCCGGAGCCAGATCCTCGGCGATGCCGCCTACGGCGGCGACGGCAATGATCCGGTCGGCGCCGGCTTTGTGCAGAGCCCACAGGTTGGCCCGGTAGTTGATCCGATGGGGGGGCACGCTGTGATCGGTGCCATGGCGGGCGAGAAACAGCGTCGGGTGGCCGTTCAGCAGGCCCTGGCTGAGGGCGACGGGTTGATCGGTGTAGGGGGTCGGGATCCGTTGTTCGGCAACGTCCTGCAGGCCATCCAGCCCATACAGCCCGGTTCCGCCAATCACCGCCAGGGTCATGTCAGTCCTCGTCGTCGGGGTGCGCCGCGTAAATCTCGTTCAGATTGCGCAGGTAGCCCTTGTAATCCATGCCCACGCCAAACACGTAGCGCTCCGGGACCTGCAGTCCGGCGAAACTGGCCTCCAGCCCGGGCACCCGGCCGGGGTTGGGCTTGTCTGCCAGTACCGCGGTATGCACCGAAGCGGCGCCCTCTTCCTCGCAGGCCGCCAGAAGACCGCGGAAGGTGTGCCCCTCATCGAGGATGTCATCCACCAGCACCACGTGGCGATTCCGCAGTGGGGTCTGCGGGCGCGCCAGCCAGATGAGTTCTCGGCCGGTGGTGGTCTTGTGGTAGCGCGTTGCGTGGATGTAATCCACTTCCAGCGGGAAATCCAGGCGCCCCAGCAGCCGCCCAAGAGGCACGATCCCGCCGGTCATCACCCCCAGCAGCAATGGCCGAGTGCCGGCGAGCGCATCGGTGAGGCCCAGAGCCAGGCGATCCAGCGCCTGTTCAACCGCAGTGGCATCGTGGAGGCATTCCGCC from Spiribacter sp. 2438 carries:
- a CDS encoding CsiV family protein, coding for MNKWWLVLGLIWLLASVTGTAGADEPLTADDPPPSYRVEVIVFTQPPIQGAYQEAPRVDAVDRLARFAWPLRDPGDEGLGYQRLPGSELQLASAAQRLEMREGFRVHWHAAWEQPGRERELSQAVAVPANPDEVSPEGMIRVYLSRFLHAEIDLRMDPDDDTLERFDLVDDARDSARWMLRESRRMRSAETHYIDHPALGVIIRVEPVTPAP
- a CDS encoding hypoxanthine-guanine phosphoribosyltransferase → MTQGVELTAEELAGIMARAECLHDATAVEQALDRLALGLTDALAGTRPLLLGVMTGGIVPLGRLLGRLDFPLEVDYIHATRYHKTTTGRELIWLARPQTPLRNRHVVLVDDILDEGHTFRGLLAACEEEGAASVHTAVLADKPNPGRVPGLEASFAGLQVPERYVFGVGMDYKGYLRNLNEIYAAHPDDED
- a CDS encoding S-methyl-5'-thioinosine phosphorylase — protein: MTLAVIGGTGLYGLDGLQDVAEQRIPTPYTDQPVALSQGLLNGHPTLFLARHGTDHSVPPHRINYRANLWALHKAGADRIIAVAAVGGIAEDLAPGRLAFPDQLIDYTWGRISSFCDDAGQPVNHIDFTEPYSAEVRQQLCQAAEQAGVDARRNGCYAATQGPRLETAAEIRRLAGDGCQMVGMTGMPEAALARELELPYAACAVVANRAAGLDDGEALSMVQIRRNLETGMARVGRLLQAITAQASPAPPE